One Rhizophagus irregularis chromosome 5, complete sequence DNA window includes the following coding sequences:
- a CDS encoding uncharacterized protein (SECRETED:cutsite_THI-QS; SECRETED:prob_0.1523); SECRETED:SignalP(1-23): MASDLTLAIMLLSVCLWILVTHIQSPVELLLQLTINENNSMITVPDNNNNTYLNLYQEDIPIGCKVTKVIKSKFTNDENEIGIINFSQFPNGIIQVSGEINNVTRVTQHDVSNLYFEIEDFDDDDKGAKGASKIVIGNDNLFINKREGGIINFIFVTKLISIDNKCNLNQNHRRIRKNVIGIGKKFVVYIKNNDELH, encoded by the coding sequence atggcatCCGATTTAACGTTGGCCATAATGTTATTATCTGTATGTCTTTGGATACTTGTGACACACATACAAAGTCCagttgaattattattacaactGACTATTAACGAAAATAATTCGATGATTACGGTtcctgataataataataatacgtATTTAAACCTATATCAAGAAGACATTCCGATAGGATGTAAAGTTACAAAAGtgattaaaagtaaatttacgAATGATGAGAATGAAAttggaataattaatttctcaCAATTTCCAAATGGAATTATTCAAGTTTCAggagaaattaataatgttactCGGGTTACTCAGCATGATGTTTCCAatctttattttgaaattgaagatttcgatgatgatgataaaggtGCTAAAGGTGCTTCTAAAATTGTAATTGGGAATGATAATTTGTTCATTAATAAAAGAGAAGgtggaattataaattttatttttgttacaaaGTTAATTTCAATCGATAATAAATGTAATCTCAATCAGAATCATAGAAGGATACGAAAGAATGTTATTGGTATTGGAAAGAAATTtgttgtttatattaaaaacaatgatgaattgcattaa